The genomic DNA TGAGAATGAGTTGTTTCTCACTTGTTATTACTGTTTATGCCTCTCCCCTTGTTTGCTATGGTTAGGTACAATCCTTCTTTGCTGCATTGAAGGCATTGTCACGTAAGGAGGTGCACTATGGGGCATATGCAACATCAGAACAGGTAAACCGGATTTCTTCCCAAATATGTACAAAATAATGTGCTAGTGTACTCAATTGTTTGATGCTTAGTGTGGAGCTTCATGTAGCACATCCAGAATATAACCAACATCTGATTGATGAGCTCAATCCTTTGCAAGCTCTATTTGTTACAATTTGAGTATTGAGGGTTTCCTTTTTATTGTTGTCGTCAGTTGTTAGATTACGAGCACAATCTAAACGTCTTTAAACCTCTGAATGGAATACTTGAAGTTGAAGCTAATGATTCCTGTATTTTGGAACTAAAAGTTGGCTTCATCCTTTATTTGTCTTGGGTTCAATCCCAATGCCAATGATGGCATTCAAACTAATCATGCACTGAATTTagtttcttttactttttgtcAGCTAAGAATTAGTTAGATTGGTCTTAAGAACAAAATctgacataattttttttttacttgggATTTTAAGgttttatgtgtttcatttCGGTAATTATGATACTTTCATGGAAGAGCTTGTGGTTCGTGCATTCTCAGTTGTCGGTTGTTTGATGCAGGTCAATGCAGCTGGCGATTTATGTGCTATTTGCCAGGAGAAGATGCATGCTCCTATCCTACTGCGATGTAAACACATCTTTTGTGAGGACTGCGTATCAGAGTGGTTTGTTTACTTCTCCTGTGCTACCAATGTATCATCTTTGAGAAACAAATTAGATTGATGATTTCTTGTTAAAATTCGTTTCCTTTTCCATGGAATGGGATCATATCCATCTAATTCTCCGAAAGAATGAATGAACATGTATTAAACTGGTTTGCTCGCAGTACCGTTCTGGCTGCTGACACACTAATTAATTTTCTTGCAGGTTTGAGAGGGAGCGGACGTGCCCGTTATGCAGAGCTTTGGTTAAACCCGCAGATATCAGATCATTCGGCGATGGATCAACGAGTTTGTTTTTCCAGCTGTTCTGAAGCAACCATCCACtgtaaaaaaaagaaacccGAAGAGTTTTTCTGTTTTGGAGCTCCAGCTCATATTGGAAGCAGCCGTCTCCCAAATCCATATCCTCATAACTATACACTGGTATATTCGATTGTAATTTTTGGTCTGCCTTGTTCACGTCTTGCCCTCGCAAAAAAATTAGTAACGGTCGGGTATAACTGAACTTGGTACTGTTCATACGTCGTATCGAGAAAATGTCAAATGTATGTAATGCGCCAATTTAAGCAACAGAAGTTGTTTTGATTACGTACCATTACTATATATATACCTGTTTATTTTGCCATTTTATTGTTAAGTTTGCCTCATGTCGCCCGTCAATTGTGAGGCAAAGCTAACTTCCCACCACTTATTTTTGCTCCTCTTTCTTTAGAACCTTCCCTCTTTTAAATGTATCTATAGGATGGTTCGCCAACGCCTCTCGCCAACCTTAATCGATCTGAATGTAACATCTTCGACTGGAATCTCTCTCGATTGCATTCTTTCGCTTGATTTGAGAAGTTTCGACGGCATTTTGATCCGGATATGGTGGCGGCAAAGGGAGGGAGGTACGTGCACGGCTGGGTGGAAGTTGCACCACCCCTGGTGATATCCCACAAAAAATGTTCGAATTTTCCGAAACTGGAGATGATTGCCGAAGAAGGGTCGGAGAGCTTGGAGATTCTGCCGAAGAGGGTGGTGTTTCTTCTTCCGGTGTTCTTTTCTTTGGTTTCTTACCTCATACTGTATAGTCAGATCGTTTGATGTAGAGAAGGGGAAAAGTAGATTAGCAGATTAGGAATGTGAGGCCCTTTGATCGCTTCTGAAATTGTTTATCTTGCAATttgcaaaaacagaaaaatgaaaaaaactcCGAATTCATTGGAAGAAATTTCCTCTCCCTCCATTTTTCTAAATGCATGCATGAATGTGATGATATTTAATTTTGAGAGGAAAAAGAATTAAATACGAAGTTTGTTTCattcaatgtttaaaatatcacAAAATTGTCGATATTTTTGTCGAAAGATCAGAAAAATCAAGATTCCATATGGAAAGAGGGGTGAAATGACACACCCCTATCCGGGATGTCCACCTAATTTTCCGGGTGTCAACCAACACAACTTGATTCAGAGTCCAGATGAGGTCGAGATATGTCAAGAAATGCAAACTTCACCCTACTTCGGTGATatataggaaaattaatgaatacCAACAATATTTACCGATTCACTACATAAATTTTGCTGGAACTCGCTgtagatttcaaaattttgaattttttttgagaaatttttctttgattttgacTAAACTTAAATGAGTTGATACCTACACCATtgcaaattttcataatttctatCAAAAGTAACCAATATCGATATATCcataaatttacatatcaaTATTTGAAACACTTGtttcattgtatttgtttctaggctttttatttaatttttaaaggaaaaatcGCAATGTTATAATAAAAGAAACGAGTAATTATAAACCCTCCCATTTTGAAGAGAAATTTCGATAAGATTGTACGAGACTAGTATAATATTGGGTGGGACTAAAATTTAAAGGATTactattatataaaaatattttacaaaTAACATGGTCGGACACTCTTACTCatgattctttttattttattaaatcttACAATTCATTTCATTGTGGTGTTTCATGTCGTGAAGGATTTCCCCATCCTCTTTCCAACCTTTGTCTGGGTGAAATGATTGGACTTCCAACATATGAGAAGTTAGACAAATTGCAAGAATTTGATACAACTAAAATCTcgtttaataattattttgtttgagCAAGCGATATTAAGGAGAAAAGATCTCACAACAAAACCTCGGGTGCATTGACGAATGCTTTACACAATTTGAGCTACAAACCCCATAAAACTAACAATATTATTTAGAACAAGAAATACAAACTTACCAAATAAGAATTCTGAAAACTCATGAACAAATATCGTGCACACTGGTTGTACAAGGAAGACATGGTTTTATCTTGTGCTAAGAGGTCAAAAGGGTACTGGAAATAAACCCAAAcctgaaacaaaacataacaaaatattACATCCACAGATTGATAAAGTTTAGGGCAGAAGAAGAATGCCCCCTTCCCCCTTCCTCCTTCCTCCGTCCTCCTTCCTCTTCCCCTCtccaagaggaaaaggaaggaaacaaattaaaaaatgctATACTAATCTTTGATCTTTGACGAAAACGAACATCGAATTCTTAAGCAGAAGCAGGAGGAGGTCTTTTAGTATCTTCTGCTGCTACAGAGAGTGTTTTAGtagcggcttctgctgctgtcAGCGATTTAGTGATGCCATCTGCTGTAGGAGGTGTTTTTGCAGTAGCTTCTGTTGAAGAAGGTGTTCTAGCATCTTCTTTCTTGTGAGCTAAGGTATCGTTGCCTGGCATGGCCTGATTTGCAAAAACGTCTTTATTTTCTTGTGGCTTGGTAAGGACAGGTATTTCTTTAGTAGCTGGTGAGGTTGCTGATGAAGAGTCCTCTGGAGGCGGGGATGGGGGTGCTGATGAGGGCGGGGAAATGGAGAGCATCCTGGAGACGCCGGTGGGGCTGGTTAAGGGGTTAACTTCTgtgacttcttcatcatcttctaAATACACAACATCCTGCATTGTCAGCTGGTGGTATTCAACAATTTCCCTCAGGAATCGATTCTCGCGTGCATAAACTGAATTCTCGTTCGCTAATCGAGCCTTCTCCGCCAGAAGTGTCTCCAGTTGAAGGCGGATCTGATATGAtcacatgcatatatatgtcAGAAACATTTCTAAATTGCATTTAGTCGCACTAttcgagcgatattctaattTAAACTATTCTAAGGGAAGGATAATTCAAACTTGGATGCGGATGGGGGCACAATGTCCTAGCCAAATTGCAGTTAGTCGTACTATTCTACTTGTGGATCGTCGGTAAGTACAATGACAACCGAAAGGAAAAACAGAAACATACCAAGTCGTCATCAGCTCTGTGGTTCCCCTTGTCACGATTCTCGCGAAGgcgtttattttcttcttcaagtTGAGAACATCGTTCCTTCGCAAAAGCCAGATCTGCCTTAACGGTTTTCAGCTCCCGAAGAAGTAATTTTGCTTTGGCAGCTGTTGCCATTGCAACCTGTGACAAAAAACAAACACCATTTATGCATGCATCCGGCTCAAGGCAAGTCTAAATGAATCGCAAACAAAAAGCCAAAATCACATCCAAAACACATCAACATATAATTCAGCTCAAGTCAGATCATTTCGTCTTGTGATTACACAAACCAGTCACACGCAATTACATAATTGCCACCTTACGTCGCGTGATGCCTTGAGTTGAGTATCTTGGTTCTTGGGCTGCAACGGTGAACTGTTCTGGTTCCCGTAATATGAagcttgattttgtgcatctgGATTGTCTCCTCTTCGTTTAATTTGCTTTTGGATGTCGGCGGTCTTATTCTCCACTATCGTTCGACCTTCCTGAAAACCGAACACAAAAACACAAGGCACATTATAAACATACTTGTTTCCCAAAGTACTAAACTCGACATACATCCATTATCTACAATTAGCAAGCAAGGAATTTTAATTACCTCGAAAGCCTTCTCAAACGTGTCCCCGAGCTGATTAAGGGAAGTTGTGATTCTATCCAAGCCCTTTCGGATTGTAGGATTTTCCATTCTTCTAGAGTTGTCATATGACTGATAATATGGTTGATGTTGGAACTGTCTCCAAAAGGGAAAGATACAACAAAACTCAgcaatcaaaataacaaaagctaaaacgaaatggttatcaaacgcgCTAAACTAACAGTGTCTGAGATGTGTGTATTTGTAGAGAAAGTAGGAAACTTGAAGGAAGCCCATTTCATACAAAGATCAAGTTGGAGATTCACCTGAGCGCCACCGGAGGCAACGGAGGGCTGTGATCTGAGCCCTCCAGCAATATCATCTTGTGGAAATTCACCATCCTCTTCAAGAATGGCCTTTGCTTTCCGAGCCAGAACACCCCAAAACCCGGATTTTGCAGATGCATCGTCATAGGCAGAGAAGTCCTGCATTATTTATAGCTATGATCACAATCTCCTCACTTTTGTCAATAAGACGATATTCTAGACAACTTTAATCTACATCAAATTTCGAACTCGGAGGCAGCATACTATCCTAATCAACTGATCTAACTCACGTACGCAATCACAATTCAATACAAATAAAACCAACCCAGATAAGCAGATCAGATCAGAAAACATAGAATTATTACGGAATTTAAACATTccagaagaatgaatgaaagaTCCACGGCAGTTGGAACAAAAGGAAACCTTGGATCGGTTGTTGCGTTCGACGGAAAGCGCAGAAGCACGAATGGCCTGAGCGGCGAGAGACGAAGATGAAGAACCGGAGAAGGAAGACGAAGACTGCAGAGGGGAAGATGAATTTGGTGCAGAATTGTCGTCTGGGGGGCGATGAATGATCTcttctttgaaggttgacgaCCTTGTTATTCCCTGCCTTCTCCTGTACGCCATTTCCGCTGCGGGAAGCTTTACGTATTAGTTGTTAACGGGTTGACTGGATATTATTCCCTTTCGACGATCGTCACCGTCGCGATGACAACGACGGAGGAGGtggagaagaaggaggaagaaggcgGTTGGTTATTTTTGGGTGGCGCAAGTAACCAACTCTTCCGCCTTTTCTTCTCAGAGTAAATAAAAAACCGAAATACGAAATGAACGAATGTTA from Pyrus communis chromosome 17, drPyrComm1.1, whole genome shotgun sequence includes the following:
- the LOC137722987 gene encoding uncharacterized protein isoform X1 → MAYRRRQGITRSSTFKEEIIHRPPDDNSAPNSSSPLQSSSSFSGSSSSSLAAQAIRASALSVERNNRSKDFSAYDDASAKSGFWGVLARKAKAILEEDGEFPQDDIAGGLRSQPSVASGGAQFQHQPYYQSYDNSRRMENPTIRKGLDRITTSLNQLGDTFEKAFEEGRTIVENKTADIQKQIKRRGDNPDAQNQASYYGNQNSSPLQPKNQDTQLKASRDVAMATAAKAKLLLRELKTVKADLAFAKERCSQLEEENKRLRENRDKGNHRADDDLIRLQLETLLAEKARLANENSVYARENRFLREIVEYHQLTMQDVVYLEDDEEVTEVNPLTSPTGVSRMLSISPPSSAPPSPPPEDSSSATSPATKEIPVLTKPQENKDVFANQAMPGNDTLAHKKEDARTPSSTEATAKTPPTADGITKSLTAAEAATKTLSVAAEDTKRPPPASA
- the LOC137722987 gene encoding uncharacterized protein isoform X2, giving the protein MTMHLQNPGFGVFWLGKQRPFLKRMVNFHKMILLEGSDHSPPLPPVALRQFQHQPYYQSYDNSRRMENPTIRKGLDRITTSLNQLGDTFEKAFEEGRTIVENKTADIQKQIKRRGDNPDAQNQASYYGNQNSSPLQPKNQDTQLKASRDVAMATAAKAKLLLRELKTVKADLAFAKERCSQLEEENKRLRENRDKGNHRADDDLIRLQLETLLAEKARLANENSVYARENRFLREIVEYHQLTMQDVVYLEDDEEVTEVNPLTSPTGVSRMLSISPPSSAPPSPPPEDSSSATSPATKEIPVLTKPQENKDVFANQAMPGNDTLAHKKEDARTPSSTEATAKTPPTADGITKSLTAAEAATKTLSVAAEDTKRPPPASA